One Sodalinema gerasimenkoae IPPAS B-353 DNA segment encodes these proteins:
- a CDS encoding bifunctional riboflavin kinase/FAD synthetase: MWVTSSLTTALSPAKVALGNFDGVHLGHQAVIGEILHDAPQRDFSLSQVRGEGAESELSPRLSGDRDDRIYATVISFNPHPQEFFTGTARSLLTPVHEKVDLLRSLGVEQLVLLPFTRELARLTPEAFVSEILQRHLQTQRVSVGENFHFGRNRSGNSARLRQIAQDYHMETSIAGLQYLEGHRISSSTIRQALTEGEVERANRLLGRPYQLQGTVELGQQLGRTLGFPTANLKLPQDKFLPRWGVYSAWVQLDDGSKVPAVMNLGSRPTVAGDRPTVEVHLLDWQGDLYNRSLTVHLMTYLRPEQQFPGLDALKAQIHQDCQTARSHLQTLP, encoded by the coding sequence GTGTGGGTGACTTCCTCTTTGACAACAGCCCTGAGTCCTGCCAAGGTTGCCTTAGGGAATTTTGATGGTGTGCATCTTGGGCATCAGGCGGTGATTGGTGAAATCCTTCATGATGCGCCTCAACGGGATTTTTCCCTGTCTCAGGTGCGCGGTGAGGGCGCTGAGTCTGAGCTGAGTCCCCGATTGAGTGGCGATCGCGACGATCGCATCTACGCCACCGTCATCTCCTTTAACCCCCATCCCCAAGAATTTTTTACCGGAACTGCGCGATCGCTCCTCACCCCAGTCCATGAAAAAGTTGATCTTCTGCGATCGCTCGGGGTCGAACAACTGGTTCTCCTCCCCTTCACCCGAGAACTGGCGCGCCTCACCCCCGAGGCCTTCGTCAGCGAAATCTTACAACGACATCTCCAGACCCAACGGGTAAGCGTCGGCGAAAACTTCCACTTCGGCCGTAACCGCTCGGGTAATAGCGCCCGACTGCGGCAGATTGCCCAGGACTATCATATGGAGACCTCCATCGCTGGCCTGCAATACTTAGAGGGTCATCGCATCAGTAGTTCTACCATCCGGCAGGCGCTGACAGAAGGAGAGGTTGAGCGGGCCAACCGTCTCCTCGGTCGTCCCTATCAACTGCAAGGCACCGTAGAACTCGGGCAACAACTCGGCCGTACCCTGGGCTTTCCCACCGCCAACCTGAAACTCCCCCAGGATAAATTTCTCCCTCGTTGGGGGGTTTACAGTGCCTGGGTGCAATTGGATGATGGAAGCAAAGTCCCGGCGGTGATGAACTTGGGCAGCCGTCCCACCGTCGCTGGCGATCGCCCCACGGTAGAAGTCCATCTGCTGGATTGGCAAGGAGACCTCTATAACCGCTCCCTCACCGTCCATCTGATGACCTATCTCCGTCCTGAACAACAGTTTCCTGGTCTCGATGCCCTCAAAGCGCAAATTCACCAGGATTGTCAAACGGCGCGATCGCACCTACAAACCCTTCCCTGA
- a CDS encoding RrF2 family transcriptional regulator — protein sequence MKLTTQGHYSVKALLDLRSNARDRPVSVREIAQRQHLPAPYLEKLLIRLRQAGIVESVRGPQGGYQLGRSPEEICLGEILAAVGETLQPLPRHDPDAALAEDWVTFVLWNQLHQKLKQALDRISLEDLYHDARSWQAAQGEQTSFVV from the coding sequence ATGAAACTAACCACCCAAGGCCACTACAGCGTCAAAGCACTGTTGGATCTCCGTTCTAACGCACGCGATCGCCCTGTTTCTGTCCGCGAGATTGCCCAACGGCAACATCTCCCGGCCCCTTATTTAGAAAAGTTATTGATTCGGCTGCGACAGGCGGGGATCGTAGAATCTGTACGGGGGCCCCAGGGGGGGTATCAACTGGGGCGATCGCCCGAGGAGATTTGTCTAGGGGAAATTTTGGCTGCTGTTGGGGAAACCTTACAGCCATTGCCCCGTCATGATCCCGATGCTGCACTTGCTGAAGATTGGGTCACCTTCGTTCTCTGGAACCAACTCCACCAAAAACTCAAACAAGCCCTCGATCGGATTTCCTTAGAAGACTTATACCATGATGCCCGAAGTTGGCAAGCCGCCCAGGGAGAACAAACAAGTTTTGTGGTTTAG
- a CDS encoding MBL fold metallo-hydrolase codes for MSSMNDQFTVHFWGVRGSIACPGPETVRYGGNTPCVEMRVGSERLIFDGGTGLRVLGQNLLSQMPVEANLFFTHTHWDHIQGFPFFIPAFIKGNQFHIYGAVAPNGATIEQRLNDQMLHPNFPVPLQIMGAQLDFNDIEVGQTIEIGEVRVETAHLNHPGEAVGYRVNWHDYAAAYITDTEHYADRLDPNVLKLAQDADVVIYDATYTDEEYHHPKTSKKGWGHSTWQEAVKVAKAANVKRLVIFHHDPLHNDEFLDRTGEQVKAAFSSSLLAREGMSVVIAPSPGAFMPAHAKV; via the coding sequence ATGTCTAGCATGAACGACCAATTCACGGTTCATTTCTGGGGCGTTAGAGGTAGTATTGCCTGTCCCGGGCCCGAAACAGTCCGATATGGCGGTAATACGCCCTGTGTCGAGATGCGCGTTGGCAGTGAGCGCCTCATTTTTGACGGAGGAACGGGATTGCGGGTTCTTGGACAGAATCTGCTGTCACAAATGCCCGTCGAAGCCAATTTATTCTTTACACATACCCATTGGGACCATATTCAGGGCTTTCCCTTTTTCATCCCTGCCTTTATCAAGGGGAATCAGTTTCATATCTATGGCGCGGTCGCACCCAATGGGGCCACCATTGAACAGCGACTCAACGATCAGATGCTGCACCCGAACTTTCCGGTGCCGTTACAGATTATGGGAGCGCAACTGGACTTCAATGATATTGAGGTGGGCCAGACGATTGAAATTGGTGAGGTGCGGGTGGAAACGGCCCATCTAAATCATCCTGGAGAAGCTGTCGGCTACCGCGTCAACTGGCATGACTATGCCGCTGCTTATATTACGGATACAGAGCATTATGCCGATCGCCTCGACCCCAATGTCCTCAAATTAGCCCAGGATGCCGATGTGGTGATCTATGATGCCACCTATACGGATGAGGAGTATCATCACCCCAAAACCAGTAAGAAGGGTTGGGGTCATTCCACCTGGCAGGAAGCGGTTAAGGTGGCCAAAGCCGCCAATGTGAAGCGCCTGGTGATTTTTCATCACGATCCACTCCACAATGATGAGTTCCTTGACCGGACGGGGGAACAGGTGAAAGCGGCGTTTAGTAGCAGTCTTCTGGCCCGGGAGGGGATGAGCGTGGTAATTGCTCCCTCTCCCGGTGCCTTTATGCCAGCTCATGCTAAAGTTTGA
- the lspA gene encoding signal peptidase II, translating to MKRLLLRNVYGWPPAILGLVADGLSKAWITDHFYLHESRPIIANVFYFTYVRNPGAAFGFFESPWLKWLSLAASLGLIALLLWGPRLSIWEQVGLGFILSGAMGNGIDRFFLGEVVDFLHLPIIPFINFPIFNLADVSINLGIICLLIVAWRETDSAP from the coding sequence ATGAAACGGTTACTACTACGCAATGTCTACGGTTGGCCCCCAGCGATTCTGGGGTTGGTGGCCGATGGCCTCAGTAAGGCTTGGATTACCGATCACTTCTATCTCCACGAAAGTCGCCCCATCATCGCCAATGTCTTCTATTTCACCTATGTCCGCAATCCAGGAGCTGCCTTTGGCTTCTTCGAGAGCCCCTGGCTGAAGTGGTTATCTCTCGCCGCCAGCCTGGGACTGATCGCACTGCTGCTGTGGGGGCCTCGCCTGAGTATTTGGGAGCAAGTGGGCCTCGGCTTTATCCTCAGTGGGGCCATGGGCAATGGCATTGATCGTTTCTTTTTGGGAGAAGTGGTGGATTTCCTACATCTGCCGATTATCCCCTTTATCAACTTCCCCATTTTCAACCTGGCCGATGTCAGCATTAACCTGGGCATCATCTGCTTGCTGATTGTAGCCTGGCGAGAGACAGACAGCGCCCCCTAA
- a CDS encoding AbrB family transcriptional regulator gives MSTTNPNALTGNELLEKVRALGSLPKEEKARECGYYTVTKNGVERVNMMKFLNALIDAEGIELDSKQPSNGRGGRSASYRISVQSNGNLLIGAAYTKQMGLTPGDEFEISLGRKHIHLKQVGAAEEEL, from the coding sequence ATGAGTACCACGAATCCAAATGCCTTGACCGGAAATGAACTGCTTGAGAAAGTTCGGGCCTTGGGAAGTCTCCCCAAAGAGGAAAAAGCCCGAGAATGTGGCTATTACACCGTCACCAAAAATGGTGTAGAACGAGTCAACATGATGAAATTCCTCAATGCACTGATTGATGCTGAGGGCATTGAACTCGATAGTAAGCAACCGTCCAATGGACGGGGTGGGCGCAGTGCCAGCTATCGTATCAGCGTCCAATCCAATGGTAACTTGCTGATTGGGGCGGCCTATACGAAACAGATGGGACTGACTCCGGGAGATGAGTTTGAAATTTCCTTGGGTCGTAAACATATTCATCTGAAACAAGTGGGGGCTGCCGAGGAGGAGCTGTAA
- the rpaB gene encoding response regulator transcription factor RpaB has protein sequence MKKSKAKILVVDDDAAIRQMLDVRLSMAGYDVATVADGQDALAFFEENQADLVVLDVMLPQINGFQVCRQLRQGSSIPVVMLSALADIKDRIAGLEAGADDYLVKPFSPRELEARIESILRRFRDPASARFVAPGTLEVGEIRIDSNRQQVYKGSDRIALTYTEFKLLELLFEQAGEPVSRAEILEKLWGYAPTRQGDLRVIDVYVARVRSKIEDDPKNPELILTIRGFGYVAQRRVSQLTLDY, from the coding sequence TTGAAAAAGTCAAAAGCGAAAATCCTAGTCGTTGACGATGACGCAGCCATTCGGCAAATGTTGGATGTGCGCCTGTCCATGGCCGGCTATGATGTGGCAACAGTGGCCGATGGTCAGGATGCCTTGGCCTTCTTCGAGGAGAATCAGGCGGATTTAGTCGTCTTAGATGTGATGTTACCGCAGATCAATGGCTTTCAGGTTTGCCGACAACTGCGCCAAGGCTCCAGTATTCCCGTGGTCATGTTATCGGCCCTGGCAGACATTAAGGATCGCATTGCGGGCCTAGAAGCCGGTGCGGATGATTATTTAGTCAAACCCTTTAGCCCCCGAGAACTCGAAGCCCGCATCGAAAGCATCCTACGGCGTTTCCGAGATCCAGCTTCAGCGCGGTTTGTGGCACCAGGAACCCTAGAAGTTGGGGAAATTCGCATCGACAGCAACCGGCAACAGGTGTACAAGGGCAGTGACCGTATCGCGCTGACCTACACAGAGTTTAAACTGCTAGAACTGCTCTTTGAACAGGCCGGAGAACCGGTTTCGCGAGCTGAGATTCTCGAAAAACTCTGGGGATATGCCCCCACTCGTCAGGGGGATTTGCGGGTGATTGATGTCTATGTGGCTCGTGTCCGCTCTAAAATCGAAGATGATCCCAAAAACCCCGAATTGATTTTGACGATTCGGGGCTTTGGCTATGTGGCCCAGCGGCGAGTTTCTCAATTAACCCTTGATTATTAA
- a CDS encoding transglycosylase domain-containing protein — MPPSQTQPQTFLGNVTEVAKKLHAKVNFGDLALNPKARVPELWVQTGSEDNAQIYPLVGDLYLLGRSSQCDMVVPTPLVSKTHFSLSRDSREGKRHFVLRDEGSTNGVYIGKRRLRKLQLQHGDVLTLGPPDLADAVRVQFYDPPPWYVRGFRWSLYGVSGACALATLLVLAEWQKFTVRPLPRSITGPTIVYSRDAERPLREPYSTTHVEHPTLAEFGNYLPNAVIASEDSRFFWHLGVDPIGVLRAFVTNLRGGGIREGASTVTQQLARSLYRDYVGTEDSAGRKLREMIVALKLETFYSKDDLLLTYLNQVFLGIDLYGFEDAARFYFGKSTQELTLSEAATLAGILPAPNRFNPIQNYELALQYRNRVIERMRALGKISQEEADRARRSRIEINPEAREILESTVAPYFYDHVFVELEQLLGYELAREGNFIVETGLNPELQEQAEQSLQEYVGTVGSPLGISQGAIVSLDYRTGEIVALAGGVDYRSSQYNRATQARRQPGSTFKVFPFAEALNQGISPGTVFSCQPLTWQGQSYRPCERSGGDINMYQGMAQSENVVALRIAREAGLNNVVRLARDFGIRSELAPVPGLALGQSEVSLLEITNAYGIFANQGRWNRGHAIRRILDSSDCTNADDFQTCRVIYDYAQQEPTYQAVVSPEVAGIMTNLLRGVVQSGTGTAAAFGAGEVGKTGTTDFAVDLWFIGYVPQGSLVTGVWLGNDDNSRTYGSSSHAAELWRSYMSRAVD, encoded by the coding sequence ATGCCGCCGAGTCAAACTCAGCCCCAAACCTTTCTAGGCAACGTCACCGAGGTGGCCAAAAAGCTTCACGCCAAGGTGAACTTTGGGGACTTGGCTCTCAACCCTAAGGCACGGGTTCCTGAACTCTGGGTTCAGACGGGCAGTGAGGACAATGCCCAAATCTATCCTCTGGTGGGCGATCTCTATCTGTTGGGGCGATCGTCTCAATGTGACATGGTGGTTCCCACCCCCCTCGTCAGTAAAACCCACTTCTCCCTCAGTCGTGATAGCCGCGAAGGCAAACGCCACTTTGTTCTACGGGATGAAGGCTCCACCAACGGCGTCTACATCGGCAAACGTCGCCTCCGCAAACTGCAACTGCAACATGGCGATGTGTTGACCCTGGGCCCCCCGGATCTCGCCGATGCGGTGCGAGTGCAGTTCTATGATCCGCCCCCCTGGTACGTGCGGGGCTTTCGTTGGAGCCTCTATGGGGTGTCCGGGGCCTGTGCCCTAGCCACCCTCTTGGTGTTGGCAGAATGGCAAAAATTTACCGTGCGTCCCCTGCCTCGTTCCATCACCGGGCCCACCATCGTCTATTCCCGAGATGCCGAACGGCCCCTACGGGAACCCTACAGCACCACCCATGTCGAACATCCCACCTTGGCAGAATTTGGGAATTATCTCCCCAATGCCGTCATTGCCTCTGAGGATAGTCGCTTCTTCTGGCATTTGGGCGTCGATCCCATTGGGGTGTTGCGGGCCTTTGTCACCAACCTGCGGGGAGGCGGGATTCGTGAAGGGGCCAGTACCGTCACCCAACAACTCGCTCGCAGTCTCTACCGAGACTATGTGGGGACTGAGGATTCAGCGGGACGGAAATTGCGGGAGATGATCGTGGCCCTGAAGCTCGAAACCTTTTACAGCAAGGATGATCTGTTACTGACCTATCTCAACCAGGTCTTTCTGGGGATTGATCTCTATGGCTTTGAAGATGCCGCTCGCTTCTATTTTGGCAAGTCCACCCAGGAGTTAACCCTCTCGGAAGCCGCCACCCTGGCCGGAATTTTGCCGGCCCCCAATCGCTTTAATCCCATCCAAAACTATGAGTTGGCCCTGCAATACCGCAATCGTGTCATTGAACGAATGCGGGCCTTGGGGAAAATCTCTCAGGAAGAAGCGGATCGGGCCCGGCGATCGCGCATTGAAATTAACCCGGAAGCTCGGGAAATTCTCGAAAGCACGGTTGCCCCCTATTTCTATGATCACGTCTTTGTGGAACTCGAACAACTCCTCGGTTACGAACTGGCGCGGGAAGGGAACTTTATTGTGGAAACCGGCCTTAATCCTGAACTACAAGAGCAAGCCGAGCAGAGTTTACAGGAGTATGTTGGTACCGTTGGCAGTCCGTTGGGCATATCTCAGGGGGCGATCGTGTCCTTGGATTATCGCACTGGGGAGATTGTCGCCTTAGCCGGGGGAGTCGATTATCGGAGCAGTCAATATAATCGGGCCACCCAAGCTCGCCGACAACCCGGCTCCACCTTCAAAGTCTTTCCCTTCGCTGAAGCTCTCAATCAAGGGATCAGTCCGGGGACGGTGTTCTCCTGTCAACCCCTCACCTGGCAGGGACAATCCTACCGTCCCTGTGAACGCAGTGGCGGTGATATCAATATGTATCAAGGGATGGCTCAGTCGGAGAATGTGGTGGCCCTGCGCATTGCCCGAGAAGCAGGACTCAATAATGTCGTCCGTCTAGCACGGGACTTTGGCATTCGCTCGGAGTTGGCCCCAGTTCCGGGGTTAGCGTTGGGCCAAAGTGAAGTCAGTTTGTTGGAAATTACCAACGCCTATGGCATTTTTGCCAATCAGGGCCGCTGGAACCGTGGCCATGCCATTCGTCGCATTTTGGACAGTAGTGATTGCACCAATGCCGATGATTTCCAAACCTGTCGGGTGATTTATGACTATGCTCAGCAAGAACCCACCTATCAAGCCGTCGTCTCTCCGGAGGTGGCCGGGATTATGACCAACTTATTGCGGGGTGTGGTGCAGTCAGGAACCGGGACAGCGGCAGCTTTTGGCGCGGGAGAGGTGGGCAAAACAGGAACGACAGATTTTGCCGTGGATTTGTGGTTTATTGGCTATGTTCCCCAAGGTTCCTTAGTGACGGGAGTCTGGTTAGGGAATGATGATAACAGCCGCACCTATGGGAGTAGCAGTCATGCGGCGGAACTCTGGCGCAGTTATATGAGCCGAGCAGTCGATTAA
- a CDS encoding AAA family ATPase, whose amino-acid sequence MDHLTSLQRLRDNLGKTLVGKDQAVRLVIVALLAGGHALLEDVPGVGKTLLAKSLAQSIGGKFQRIQCTPDLLPTDITGTNIWNPRSGSFEFLPGPVFANVLLADEINRATPRTQSALLEVMEEKQVTVDGKSRAVPQPFFAIATQNPIEYQGTFPLPEAQMDRFMLSLSLGYPTEQEELQMLQGLSSRISVDELTPCLSLEELHQLSRQVAQITVEPALQQYMVDLVRSTRVDDDVTLGVSPRGVVSLQRASQAYSFLEGRTYTSPDDVKFMAPYVLTHRLIPAGGRKGDAIIARLLETVPIP is encoded by the coding sequence ATGGATCATCTGACATCTCTCCAGCGACTGCGTGACAATCTTGGTAAAACCCTTGTGGGTAAAGACCAAGCCGTCCGTCTCGTCATTGTTGCCCTCCTCGCTGGAGGCCATGCCCTGCTCGAAGATGTCCCTGGTGTCGGTAAAACCCTACTAGCCAAATCCCTCGCCCAATCCATCGGCGGTAAATTCCAGCGCATTCAATGCACCCCCGACCTCCTGCCCACTGACATCACCGGAACCAACATCTGGAACCCCCGCAGCGGCAGTTTTGAGTTTTTGCCGGGCCCCGTCTTCGCCAATGTCCTACTGGCCGACGAAATCAATCGGGCCACCCCCCGCACCCAATCCGCCCTCTTAGAGGTGATGGAAGAAAAACAAGTTACCGTCGATGGCAAATCCCGCGCCGTCCCCCAGCCATTTTTCGCCATCGCCACCCAGAACCCCATTGAATATCAAGGCACTTTCCCGCTCCCGGAAGCACAAATGGACCGCTTCATGCTCTCCCTCTCCCTGGGCTACCCCACGGAACAGGAGGAACTGCAAATGCTGCAAGGACTCAGCAGCCGCATCTCCGTTGACGAGTTAACCCCCTGTCTCAGTCTTGAGGAATTACATCAGCTCAGTCGCCAGGTGGCTCAGATTACCGTAGAACCAGCCCTACAACAGTACATGGTGGATTTGGTCCGCAGCACCCGCGTTGATGACGACGTGACCCTTGGGGTCAGTCCTCGGGGTGTGGTGTCCCTACAGCGAGCCAGCCAAGCCTATAGCTTCTTAGAAGGGCGCACCTACACCAGTCCCGATGATGTTAAGTTCATGGCCCCCTATGTCCTCACCCACCGTCTGATTCCCGCTGGGGGTCGTAAGGGGGATGCCATTATTGCCCGTCTATTGGAGACGGTCCCCATACCCTAG
- the pyrR gene encoding bifunctional pyr operon transcriptional regulator/uracil phosphoribosyltransferase PyrR — MMKVVEILSAEEIRRTLTRLASQILEKSGHPDRLVLLGIHSRGVPLAHLLAEQIEALENVSVPVGSLDITFYRDDLDRIGVRTPERTEIPFDLNDKIALLVDDVIYTGRTIRAALNAVQEYGRPDAIWLAVLVDRGHRQLPIHPDFTGKTLPTSKDEQVKFWVEDWDGRDAVELLKPIDNGDLA, encoded by the coding sequence ATGATGAAAGTTGTGGAAATCCTCTCGGCTGAAGAAATCCGCCGAACCCTGACCCGTCTAGCCTCTCAAATTTTAGAAAAATCCGGTCATCCGGATCGGCTCGTCTTATTGGGGATTCATTCCCGAGGAGTCCCGCTAGCTCACCTGCTGGCCGAACAAATTGAGGCCCTAGAAAATGTGTCAGTTCCTGTCGGGTCGCTCGACATCACCTTTTATCGAGATGACCTCGATCGCATCGGAGTACGAACTCCGGAACGAACCGAGATCCCCTTTGATCTCAATGATAAGATTGCCCTACTCGTCGATGATGTTATCTACACCGGGCGAACGATTCGCGCTGCCTTGAATGCTGTGCAAGAATATGGTCGGCCTGACGCAATTTGGTTGGCAGTTTTAGTCGATCGCGGTCATCGGCAACTGCCCATCCACCCCGATTTTACCGGGAAAACTCTGCCGACCTCCAAAGATGAACAAGTGAAATTTTGGGTTGAGGATTGGGATGGACGGGACGCGGTTGAACTGCTCAAACCCATCGATAATGGGGATCTAGCTTGA